In the genome of Lactuca sativa cultivar Salinas chromosome 3, Lsat_Salinas_v11, whole genome shotgun sequence, the window AGAGCAATTCAACTGTAATCAGTATCGGATGAAGTTATGATCACAATTAATGAGACTGTATCTACAAGTCACCATATAAGTTTATCAAGTTCTAAAGAACAATAACGGTTCTATCCAATACAAAATCCAGGCGTTCAATCAAGCTTCAATAGGTCGGTTGTTTTATAGATCAAGTTTGATCGACAGATTTCAGCACTTGCAGTGAATAAAATCAAACACGAAATTAACACAGAATCGCAATtacgcgcacacacacacacgtatcgACAAATAAGCAATAATCTAGGTAAAATTACAGAAATATGTAGAGATAATGATAGAAAGAGAGGACGGACCGGGCAAAGTAATGTCGACATGGAACATTCCTCCCTCGTAAGGGGAGGAGACAGGGCCGGGGATGATTGCGGTGAGGTGGCGAATGTTCTTCTCGTCcggcagtaaactcatgcctaCGATGCTTTGATCTTTTCTCAAATTCATCACTTCTCTGTAAACCCTAGAGGCGTTACTCATTTTCTCACAGAAGATTGTAGAACAGATGAAACCGAAGAATTTTCTCGATGTGGCTGCAGTGGTGGGGGTTTGCGAGTGTGAAGAACCTTTAATACTTTGTTGCGGATTTTGGAGAAAAAGAAAGAACAAGAAAGTCGTTATTTCTAACGGTTTTTCTGTTTTTCTTGCATATAAATTAGGAGggaaaaataatttcagaattttaGAATTATTATATTTTCCTTTTacctaataatttaattaaaaaaaaaaaactataggtAACAAATTGTTTTAAGGTCAAATGATAAAAATCCATTACCACACCATGGAATAAGGTTGGAAGAagtctttttttatttatttatttatttattttaaatctagggatgagcatcggaaccgggtacccgtttttggaaccggaactgcCTTGGAACTGCCGGTTTTGGAACCGGAActgccttaagcggttccggttccggttctcgttttttcggaaccgctacccgctgggtacccgccggaaccggttaatatatatatatatatatatatatatatatatatatatatatatatatatatatatatatatatatatatataaaagacagaCAAAACCGGACCAATATATATTCTAAACTGGTCTAAGTAACACACATATTTATatgagataatatatatatatatatatatatatatatatatatatatatatatatatatatatattatctcatATAAATATGTGTGTTACTTAGACCAGTTTAGAATATATATTGGTCCGGTTTTGTCTGTCTTTGGTCCGAATTGACTTGATTTGAATCGAACTAAATTGCGGTTTTATCgacaaaaattaacaaaattaatgtaacctggttacccggaaccggaaccgctctaggcagttcttaaatgtttggaaccagtcccggaaccggcggtggttccgggactggttccaaacatttaagaactgcctagagcggttccggttccgggactggttccaaacatttaagaactgcctagagcggttccggttccggttctaactttctaggaaccgccggttccggttccggttctcgccaaatgaggcgggtacccACCTATGTTCATCCCTATTTAAATCTATATTTTCCATCACAAACAAAATTCATTAACACTACAACAAGATTTGACATCTAGTAGACTAGCGTTAATTATATTAGTATGTATAATTTAATAATAGAAAAACTCATTTATAAATAATCAAAGAATATAATTAGCAATTAAATAGTGACACTAGCCAACTAACGGATTAGCATAGATTGTTGATGAAACAATATGTAAAAAAAACGTTTTTGCCCCCTTATGACACGAATCTCATTTGGTCTCACACCTCGCACATTCTCAAGACCGACCTTACTCTTCCAAGTGACTcggattttttttcataaattcccatataatgttattaatttttcaccaaatatttttattaaaacacTCATGTAAAATTTAACTTTTCATTTTGTAGAAGAAAAcccaataaattttaaaaattcttattgttatataaaattttattttattgaatgCAAGCTCGGAAGTTAGGATTGAAGGTCAATTAAATTTATACTATAAAAACAATGTGTTGGAAAAAACCCTCGTAAAAAAtccaattaaatttatattttaagaaTAGTTTGTTAAGGGAAAAAAAACATACACAAAAGCAGCGCCATTGACCGTTTTATTTGGAATTAAAAGTTCACATAAAAGGTCCAAGGTGGGAATTAAGGCCCTTATACCAACTGAACTAGATGCGTATAATTTTCAATACGTTATTATTAATACAATATGAAATAAAAAATACAGCAAAAACTTAGGGCTTACTTTTTTCAGGGCATGTGTTGTCGCACACTTTGAACTCTCTTAGAGTCAGCCATGTCCATGTCTACAATAGGACGTAAACCCTGAACCTTTAGTTGAGAAACACTCATTAATCAATCTCTCTACTCCTTATACCACTAGGCCAAATGCATTTTAGTAAAAAAGGTACGTTTATAGAATCAAGAAACAAATAAATAGAAATGTAATTCCATGTGTCTTTAAGAGTTATAAAAGTCAATATATACTTGATAGATTATGTACTGTTAATTTCCTGGTTTCACAATTAattttccagctttcaactttcAATTGTGTATATCATCACCTTTGACAACTGATAAaaagtttaattattattttcaaaatattagggcaATCAACTTATGTATGTAGCCAAATGAGGCTAGCCTGGTCGGTAGAGAGTAATACTATACCTCTTGGAACAGAAGCCTCAAGTTCGAACATGGGTAAGAAAATTCTAAGGAGCTCACCAACATAATAACCAACTAACTGCCGTCCAAATAAAAACTTATGCATGTGCTTCATAAAGAGAGAATCTGATTTTTAAAAGAAATCAAAAGTGCATTTTTAACTTTTGGTTTAGGTTCGTGTTCGGTTTTTTTGGTAATATAGAGAACCGATAGTACCGATTCTAGCATCAGGTATAAATTGAAAATCGGGGTTTCTGGCAATATAATATACATGTACGCACTTCAGGTTTGGTCTGGTTCTGGTTCTATTTACGTGCTTTCTCATCAACCAATGTGTCTCTCCACGTAATCAATGAATTTACTTCCAAGTTATAAACTTTAAAGTTTAAACAATGGTAAATCATACAATTTGGAGGAGGACCAATCAAACCAAAGGTTCCCTATGTAGAGTGAAAGTGTGCTAAGTTCAGAATCCTGTACTTTCTTCATGGAGTTCTACATCTCAACCGCTGGACCTTCATCATTAGAGCCAATTTATAAGCTTTATGCAACACTAATGAAAGTGTTTGATAGCCCAAGCATGATGTGAGGCCAAAACGTAATAACCCAAGTGAAATGTTAACATAATAATGAAGACATTGTGGTACGATGATGAAGATATcaaatgataaatatattattttgatgTGAATAACATGCAAGACCTTTTCTGGTGAGACACAATAGCATATGAGAGAGAAAAATACAGATATTAATAACTAAGTATATTACAAAGAACAAAGCTAATAACACATACCATTATCAAAACAGTAAATATGATATCTAACAACCAGCAATGCATCAGTTATTGGTATCCCTCCCACAAGAACTGGATTTTTAACAAAAAACTTATTTAAAATACCACAAAAATAAGTCTTAATATGCCAACCTTAAAAATGACAAATTCTTGAATCAAAAGCATAAAAGACACTCAATTATATTGAGCCAACATACTAAGATTCGGTTGTTTGGAATAACTTCTCAATATCAGCAACTGTGCTTTCAGCTTCAACAACTTCAGGTCCTTCCTTTTGCTTCAATTCCTCCAACTCAGCCTGAAACCAGAATATGGGAAAgtcaaatgcaagaaatagcaatacaCTTTCATTAATTTTTATTATAGGATGCTGTAAAACACAAATATATTGAAAGTACAtcgctatttcttgcatttaatcgaaaaagaaaaaaaaataccaatATCGCTTTTAAGTCAGCTAGTGAGGACTCCAGGCGTTTGCGACAATCAGGAATCATCATCCTTGATTCACCAAGCACATTTTCCTGTTTCAATAAATCAAAAGGGAAAGACTCTTTGATCAATGAATAAATCTCATTTTTTTCACAGCTCTTTATGTATTCATCTTTCTTGCAATCTCACTAAATGAAGaaacattaacaaaaaaaaaaactagcaaGAAATGAATAGTGTATTTGTATTAATCAAAAGACAGTTTACCTGTTGTTTAAGATCATAAGGGTCAGCACCCTTCTCCTTCATGCTAGCTGTCTTGGCTGCCTCCCTCTCAACCTCTTTTTCATAAGAGTGTAGCTCCTTCACAATGCGTTTGCATGCTGCTGTCTTGATTTTCAGATTTCTAATAGTTGCCATATTTTCTTATAGTAATGGCTGCTGTATATCCAagatatttgtagataaaaaaatatttcactttacactttacactttacAACAATATATCACTTCCATATAAAAAGTAGTCTGTTTCAAATTTTAGAACTATAAGCCTATTTGCAGATTAAAAGTTGACATATACGTTTCGAATCATGGCTTTCTAAGTGTAGCAGACTCAAATCGGCCATTTTTTCACAGAAAGCACACTTATATAGAACAATTTTCCTCAATTTTGAAGTAAGAAAAGGTAACTGTAACAATCCATCCACCATTTTTACTGATTATCAATTATTAGGGGTTGTTTGATTATGCCTCGGCTATCCTAAATgatgaaaatgaccattttactcttCTGTTTTTGTTCTAGATAGAATTTATCTTTTTGATAGAAATATAACATAATTATAtataatgaccattttaccattcACGTTAGAAGTGCATAACATCAAATGAAGCACtgatatccaaaaaaaaaaaaaaacaagaaccaCTTTTGCAATGACATTTTACTACTTGGAATTGCATTtgaaaattgattaaataaattaattgatTCAAAAAGTATCACATGACTTGCCAAAATTTTGACTTCAATTCTCATGTGATCATCTCCTCCAACATAAACGCACACATGATCAACACTAGAAGAAAGTTGGAatctttttttcaaaatactactGCCATTTTGTATTACAACTGTAATGCCAGTTGCCAATCTTTTTTCCTTGTATGTCTTTACCAGTCTCAAGAGAGATTCTGATCATATGTACATATTTCAATTGATGCTTATGTACATTTGTTTGAGAGAAATAATTTAAGATTTCCAGAAATTGTAAAGAAGAGGTATTTACTAATATACAGGTACTTTATTAACAATGAATGGATAAAAATACTATAACATCAGTAATGTAATATTATTAATGCAAATGGCATTTTGTCAAACAGATGACGTGCAGGAATGTAAATAGCTAAATGCTACTATTATCAATAAGCCATTTTATTTGATGCCAAGAGAATTAACACCATTTCTTGTAAAATGCCACCCTATTAAAGAAAgggataatttttatcatatgaAGCACATTTGAAACTGAATACCAGATCATATACATATGCAAATAATGCAATAATCCGTATTCATGATTAGAGAGGATATGGTATTGTATTATAAAATTCGACCAGGCACAAGATGgattaaaacacacacacacacacacacacacacacacacaccaagaaGCAATCAGTTAAGAGGCAATAACTTTTAACTATGCAATTCAGTTAGGAGCACAAACGAAGAACAAGCCAGGATGTAGAAAGAAGCGATGGTGAGGCCAGAAGAAGCCGCTGGCGGAGGAGTGGCAGAGGAAGGCGATGGAGTGGCAGAGGAAGGCGATGGAGAGGCAGGAAGAAGGCGGAGCCGGCGCTGGGCGGAGGTGGGAGAAGCCGGCGCCTGGAAGAGTTGACGAGGTGAGAGGAGTGTCTAGGGCAAGTATCGGTTGGATGTTGGAGCAACCAGACCTCAACCAGACGTGAAGGTGTGGATCATAACGTATGAAACTACAAATTACTACTAAAACCCAGCAATCGTTGGAAACTCAATAGCCCTTCATTTGACAATGAATTAACAAATATGATGACTGGATCAAGGAGAAGAGTAAGATGTAAAGAAGTGTCCTACAAAACTTCAGTACTACATTTGGAGATCACGAGATCAACGTACTACATATGAGAAAACCTAATTTTGACAAATACGCAGCATAATCATTCAAATTTTCTGATAACTGTGAAACAGATCAACAAGGTTGGAGAACATGTACCTGTAATGGTGAATCGGGCGATGATCTGCAAATAGCAGGTGCTTTGATCGTTGCCCTCACTCTATCCCCTGGCAATCTTCACTCTTCAGACTGAGTTCATTTGTTTTACTAGAGATGATTCAGTCACTCACTTGGGCTGGACTCCAAGCAAGCATCTGGGTCCTTGGTGCCCTAAACTAAAGCcactttcaaattaaataatatatgtatttttaaatctttttagaaaaaatGATGTGTAATTTGGTTCCATTGGAATTACATGGAATTGGAATCTAATTTCATCATTTTCCTTTGTTTGGTTCAAACTTTCGAAAGGAATTAGATTTctaaatgagtcaaatttttCTTCCAACGAGGCAAAATAAATTTCATCTAAAAACTTAAGTAATTAAAATTTCTTTCAAATGAGAATGTTGAATGTTACCATATTATCCATTTTACTTTTAACACTACATATGAAACCTATCTATCGCCGCCACCACtgccacctccacctccacctcctccaccacCCACCAGTGGCGAACCTTAGTGGTGCCTTGGGGTCCCGGGCCACTGCTCCGACGCCGACACGTagtgtaaaaaaaaatttaatgttttttttattaggtGCGCCGGCTTAAAACACGAGTGACACtactaata includes:
- the LOC111912325 gene encoding tubulin-folding cofactor A: MATIRNLKIKTAACKRIVKELHSYEKEVEREAAKTASMKEKGADPYDLKQQENVLGESRMMIPDCRKRLESSLADLKAILAELEELKQKEGPEVVEAESTVADIEKLFQTTES